In one window of Megalopta genalis isolate 19385.01 chromosome 8, iyMegGena1_principal, whole genome shotgun sequence DNA:
- the LOC117224434 gene encoding uncharacterized protein LOC117224434, whose product MEKTCTIDLGSECSIIRESLARQLNLTLKDTNKVLSGFNNSEVVPIGRSKINIFVDNIPFKVRVLVVADDQLSKEIIIGRDVLNKAGTRAITDSSGVTFTCGDYRREVLEVNMTSYEERRPIVETDICCDSSVGDKSRLLELLNEYRNCVALNYNELGRTSVTELKIELLDDEPVFHKPYRLSQADKEIVRNIVEELEMNGIIRPSTSPYASPVVLVKKKTGDTRMAIDYRALNRKTKLMKFPLPIIEDQIDQLFGKKVFTSLDLKSGFYQLPIHPDSIEKTAFVTPDGQWEFLRMPFGLVNAPSVFQAMIKRVVKELALVYIDDVLIASEGLEEAYEQLKAVLQALGTNNLTLNLAKCKFFQCKIDYLGREISEEGVRPGLYKIEAVSRAAEPRNVKEVRQFLGLAGYFRRFIRNFACKVAPLTKLLRKNVPWEWGTKESEVVKEVKRILVDRPVLAIYSPSLTTEVHTDASAIGLGAILFQKHGGENRVVAYFSRKTTVEEQRYHSYDLETLAVVVALKTFRVYLLGIKFTIVTDCSAVRATAAKKDIQPRVARWWIYMQDFTFDIVYRPGTKLAHVDYLSRNPVECCAIDITEAEWIKVAQLQDPSLEVVRKILESKDIQPETKQYFDKYILKKGVLFRKTERGNKWVVPSMSRFQVVRYCHDEQGHFAVDGTLEKVREHYWFKGMRRFVTKYVKACLNCLYYKNPGGKKPGLLHPIEKIAVPFHTVHLDHVGPFVRSQKRNTQVLTVIDGFTKFCILEPVRDTSSKNVLRVLSQVIAIFGVPSRVITDRGSAFTAKSFEAFCVEHGMKHVLNAVATPRANGQCERLNRTLLSSLAATCAGEAEDKWDDKVKQVQSAINCTTNRTTRKSPTQLLFGFKPRSLAGAKLLAEIQDTLDQLDLQEMRGAAKAATDADQERQKKRFDAKRYAPPKYAVGDVVMVAAKHGATGESRKLLPVAKGPFKVTAVLPNDRYEVLDLRDMRKSRNSRTVVAVDSMKPWVTFDATQ is encoded by the coding sequence ATGGAGAAAACATGCACGATTGATTTAGGGAGCGAATGTTCGATAATTCGGGAAAGCTTAGCACGCCAGTTAAATTTGACGTTGAAAGACACCAATAAGGTGTTGTCCGGTTTCAATAATTCGGAAGTGGTCCCCATTGGACGCTCTAAAATCAATATATTTGTTGACAATATACCGTTTAAAGTTAGGGTGTTGGTCGTAGCGGACGATCAATTGTCAAAAGAAATTATTATCGGCAGAGATGTATTAAACAAAGCGGGGACCCGAGCGATAACCGATTCTTCGGGTGTTACGTTCACATGTGGTGATTATCGCAGAGAAGTGTTGGAGGTAAACATGACTAGTTATGAGGAAAGAAGACCGATAGTGGAGACAGATATCTGCTGCGATAGTAGTGTTGGAGATAAAAGTCGATTATTGGAGTTATTAAACGAATATCGAAATTGTGTAGCGTTAAATTATAACGAATTAGGTCGGACCTCGGTAACGGAACTAAAAATTGAATTATTAGATGATGAACCGGTCTTTCATAAACCTTATCGTCTCTCGCAGGCCGATAAGGAAATAGTTCGTAACATAGTAGAGGAATTGGAAATGAACGGTATCATTCGGCCGAGTACGTCGCCCTACGCTAGTCCGGTAGTACtcgtaaaaaagaaaactggAGACACGCGTATGGCAATAGACTATCGGGCTTTGAACCGAAAGACCAAACTTATGAAGTTTCCGTTGCCAATTATTGAGGATCAGATTGATCAACTATTCGGGAAGAAAGTATTTACGTCTCTCGATTTGAAATCAGGATTTTATCAATTGCCTATACATCCCGATTCGATAGAGAAGACGGCGTTCGTTACCCCAGATGGACAGTGGGAGTTTTTGCGTATGCCGTTTGGCTTGGTTAATGCTCCTTCAGTTTTTCAGGCGATGATAAAAAGGGTAGTGAAAGAACTAGCTCTGGTATACATCGATGATGTATTAATAGCATCCGAGGGTTTGGAGGAGGCATATGAACAACTAAAAGCAGTCTTGCAGGCTTTGGGCACGAACAATTTAACATTAAATTTGGCTAAGTGCAAGTTTTTCCAATGTAAGATTGATTATCTGGGTCGCGAGATTTCGGAGGAGGGAGTGCGACCGGGGTTGTATAAGATAGAGGCGGTTTCAAGAGCTGCCGAACCACGGAATGTGAAGGAGGTTCGACAATTTTTGGGCCTCGCTGGTTACTTCCGTAGATTCATTCGGAATTTTGCCTGCAAGGTTGCTCCGTTAACAAAGTTGTTGCGCAAGAACGTGCCCTGGGAATGGGGAACGAAAGAATCTGAAGTTGTTAAAGAGGTAAAACGGATTTTGGTCGATAGGCCAGTGTTGGCAATCTACAGTCCATCTTTGACTACAGAGGTTCACACTGATGCGAGCGCGATTGGTCTGGGTGCAATATTATTTCAGAAACATGGCGGGGAAAATCGTGTAGTAGCATATTTCAGCCGAAAAACTACGGTCGAGGAGCAGAGATATCATTCGTACGACTTAGAGACCTTAGCAGTAGTGGTAGCTTTGAAAACGTTCAGGGTTTATCTTCTAGGCATTAAATTCACGATAGTAACAGATTGTAGTGCTGTGAGGGCCACTGCAGCTAAGAAAGACATTCAGCCCCGGGTAGCTCGCTGGTGGATATACATGCAGGACTTCACGTTCGATATTGTCTATCGCCCGGGCACTAAGTTGGCTCATGTAGACTATTTGAGTCGGAATCCTGTAGAATGTTGCGCAATTGATATCACTGAGGCAGAGTGGATCAAGGTCGCTCAGTTGCAGGATCCCAGTCTCGAAGTGGTCCGGAAAATTCTCGAGTCGAAGGATATACAGCCGGAGACTAAGCAGTACTTCGACAAGTATATACTTAAAAAAGGAGTCCTGTTTCGAAAAACTGAAAGGGGTAATAAATGGGTTGTACCTAGTATGTCTCGATTTCAGGTAGTAAGATATTGTCACGATGAACAAGGGCATTTCGCGGTCGATGGAACGTTAGAAAAAGTGCGGGAACATTATTGGTTCAAGGGGATGAGAAGGTTCGTCACAAAGTATGTTAAAGCGTGcctaaattgtttatattataaGAATCCCGGTGGGAAAAAGCCAGGATTATTACATCCAATAGAAAAAATAGCTGTGCCATTCCACACCGTGCATCTTGACCACGTTGGGCCTTTTGTTCGTAGTCAAAAAAGGAATACCCAGGTTTTAACGGTCATTGATGGATTCACTAAATTCTGTATACTTGAGCCTGTTCGTGACACTTCATCCAAGAATGTCTTACGCGTGCTGAGCCAAGTAATCGCAATTTTTGGGGTACCGTCTCGAGTCATTACCGACAGGGGGTCGGCTTTCACCGCAAAATCATTCGAAGCTTTTTGCGTTGAACATGGCATGAAACATGTATTGAATGCGGTGGCTACACCACGGGCAAATGGACAGTGCGAGAGGCTGAACCGTACTCTGCTGAGTTCTCTTGCAGCTACTTGTGCTGGGGAAGCAGAGGATAAGTGGGACGATAAGGTGAAGCAGGTACAAAGCGCTATTAATTGTACCACCAACAGGACTACCCGCAAGTCTCCGACGCAGCTGCTGTTTGGATTTAAGCCACGTAGTTTGGCAGGGGCCAAACTATTAGCGGAAATCCAGGATACGCTGGATCAGTTGGATCTGCAGGAAATGCGTGGAGCCGCAAAAGCTGCCACGGATGCGGATCAAGAGAGGCAGAAAAAACGTTTTGACGCAAAACGCTATGCACCTCCGAAGTATGCAGTAGGAGATGTTGTGATGGTCGCTGCCAAACATGGAGCGACAGGGGAAAGCCGAAAGCTACTGCCTGTAGCGAAAGGGCCGTTCAAGGTGACTGCAGTCCTACCTAACGACCGATATGAGGTTCTCGATCTTCGGGACATGAGGAAGTCGCGTAACAGTCGTACTGTGGTCGCTGTTGACAGTATGAAACCTTGGGTTACGTTTGATGCCACCCAATAG